Proteins co-encoded in one Arthrobacter globiformis genomic window:
- a CDS encoding aconitate hydratase → MSTVDSFGSKGKLDVAGTEYEIFRLNSVEGSETLPFSLKVLLENLLRTEDGANITADHVRALAGWDPNAQPDTEIQFTPARVIMQDFTGVPCVVDLATMREAVKELGGDPKRVNPLAPAEMVIDHSVQIDVFGNSGALERNMEIEYQRNGERYQFLRWGQTAFDDFKVVPPGTGIVHQVNIEYLARTIMTRTVDGALRAYPDTCVGTDSHTTMVNGMGVLGWGVGGIEAEAAMLGQPVSMLIPRVVGFKLSGSIPAGATATDVVLTITEMLRKHGVVGKFVEFYGEGVAAVPLANRATIGNMSPEFGSTAAMFPIDDVTLDYLRLTGRPDENVALVEAYAKEQGLWHDPSRELRFSEYLELDLSTVVPSIAGPKRPQDRIELTEAKDEFRHDLKNYVTHDADAGSLDESLEESFPASDPPSFTSGATHVTDSDRVPPKYSAAHGAEGRISTPVAVKMEDGREFDLDHGAVTIASITSCTNTSNPSVMLAAAVLARNAVNKGLTAKPWVKTSVAPGSKVVTDYYEKSGLTPYLEKLGFYIVGYGCATCIGNSGPLEAEISEAIQANDLAVSAVLSGNRNFEGRINPDVKMNYLASPPLVIAYALAGSMDFDFETDPLGKDEAGNDVFLKDIWPNPVEVQEVIDSSIDKEMFAKGYEGVFEGDDRWKALDTPAGDTFAWDEKSTYVRKPPYFEGMKAQPEPVQDIAGARVLLKLGDSVTTDHISPAGSFKSDTPAGQYLLANGVDRKDFNSYGSRRGNHEVMIRGTFANIRIKNQLLDGVEGGFTRDFTQADGPQAYVYDAAQNYQAAGTPLVVLAGKEYGSGSSRDWAAKGTALLGVKAVVAESYERIHRSNLIGMGVLPLQFPAGESAATLGLTGTETFAVEGVTALNEGTTPKTLKVTATAEDGSTKSFDAVLRIDTPGEADYYRNGGILQYVLRQISAN, encoded by the coding sequence ATGAGCACTGTGGACAGCTTCGGTTCAAAAGGCAAACTTGATGTTGCCGGAACCGAATACGAAATTTTCCGGTTGAACTCCGTTGAAGGTTCAGAAACCCTTCCGTTCAGCCTTAAGGTACTGCTTGAAAACCTGCTAAGGACCGAGGACGGCGCGAACATCACCGCCGATCACGTTCGCGCCCTGGCAGGATGGGACCCGAATGCCCAGCCCGACACCGAAATCCAGTTCACGCCCGCCCGCGTGATCATGCAGGACTTCACGGGTGTCCCCTGCGTGGTGGACCTTGCCACCATGCGCGAGGCAGTCAAGGAGCTCGGCGGCGATCCGAAGAGGGTGAACCCGCTTGCTCCGGCCGAGATGGTCATTGACCACTCCGTCCAGATCGATGTTTTCGGTAACTCCGGCGCACTGGAGCGCAACATGGAGATCGAATACCAGCGCAATGGTGAGCGCTACCAGTTCCTGCGCTGGGGCCAGACCGCGTTCGACGACTTCAAGGTTGTCCCGCCGGGAACCGGCATCGTGCACCAGGTCAACATTGAATACCTGGCCCGCACCATCATGACCCGCACCGTTGACGGCGCCCTGCGCGCCTACCCCGACACCTGCGTCGGCACCGACTCGCACACCACCATGGTGAACGGCATGGGTGTGCTCGGCTGGGGCGTCGGCGGCATCGAAGCCGAGGCGGCCATGCTCGGCCAGCCGGTTTCCATGCTTATCCCGCGCGTGGTTGGCTTCAAGCTCAGCGGCAGCATCCCTGCCGGTGCCACCGCCACCGACGTGGTGCTCACCATCACCGAGATGCTGCGCAAGCACGGTGTTGTGGGCAAGTTCGTGGAGTTCTACGGCGAAGGTGTTGCCGCGGTGCCGCTGGCCAACCGCGCTACCATCGGCAACATGAGCCCGGAGTTCGGCTCCACGGCTGCCATGTTCCCGATCGACGACGTCACCCTCGACTACCTGCGCCTCACCGGCCGGCCCGACGAGAACGTCGCCCTGGTGGAGGCCTACGCCAAGGAGCAGGGCCTCTGGCACGATCCGTCCCGCGAGCTGCGCTTCTCCGAGTACCTCGAGCTGGACCTCTCCACGGTGGTTCCCTCGATCGCCGGCCCGAAGCGCCCGCAGGACCGCATCGAGCTGACCGAGGCCAAGGACGAGTTCCGCCACGACCTCAAGAACTACGTCACCCATGACGCCGACGCCGGCTCGCTGGATGAGTCGCTGGAGGAATCCTTCCCGGCTTCCGACCCGCCCTCCTTCACCTCCGGCGCCACGCACGTGACCGACAGCGACCGCGTTCCGCCGAAGTACTCGGCCGCGCACGGTGCCGAAGGCCGCATCTCCACCCCCGTTGCCGTGAAGATGGAGGACGGCCGCGAGTTCGACCTGGACCACGGAGCGGTGACCATCGCGTCGATCACCTCGTGCACCAACACGTCCAACCCGTCCGTCATGCTTGCCGCCGCCGTGCTGGCACGCAATGCCGTGAACAAGGGCCTGACCGCCAAGCCGTGGGTCAAGACCTCCGTCGCCCCCGGTTCCAAGGTGGTCACCGACTACTACGAGAAGTCCGGCCTCACCCCGTACCTGGAGAAGCTCGGCTTCTACATCGTGGGCTACGGCTGCGCCACCTGCATCGGCAACTCCGGCCCGCTGGAAGCCGAGATCTCCGAGGCCATCCAGGCCAACGACCTCGCCGTCAGCGCCGTGCTCTCGGGCAACCGAAACTTCGAAGGCCGCATCAACCCGGACGTCAAGATGAACTACCTGGCCTCCCCGCCGCTGGTCATCGCCTACGCCCTGGCCGGTTCCATGGACTTCGACTTCGAGACCGACCCCCTGGGCAAGGACGAAGCAGGCAACGACGTCTTCCTGAAGGACATCTGGCCCAACCCGGTCGAGGTCCAGGAAGTCATCGACTCCTCCATCGACAAGGAGATGTTCGCCAAGGGCTACGAGGGCGTCTTCGAGGGCGACGACCGCTGGAAGGCGCTCGACACCCCCGCCGGTGACACCTTCGCCTGGGATGAGAAGTCCACGTACGTCCGGAAGCCCCCGTACTTCGAGGGCATGAAGGCCCAGCCGGAGCCCGTCCAGGACATCGCCGGTGCCCGCGTGCTGCTCAAGCTCGGCGACTCCGTCACCACGGACCACATCTCCCCGGCCGGTTCGTTCAAGTCCGACACCCCCGCCGGCCAGTACCTGCTGGCCAACGGCGTGGACCGCAAGGACTTCAACTCCTACGGCTCGCGCCGTGGCAACCACGAGGTCATGATCCGCGGCACGTTCGCGAACATCCGCATCAAGAACCAGCTCCTGGACGGCGTGGAGGGCGGCTTCACCCGCGACTTCACCCAGGCTGACGGCCCGCAGGCCTACGTCTACGACGCCGCACAGAACTACCAGGCAGCCGGCACCCCGCTGGTGGTCCTGGCCGGCAAGGAGTACGGCTCCGGTTCGTCCCGTGACTGGGCAGCCAAGGGCACGGCACTGCTGGGCGTCAAGGCCGTCGTCGCCGAGAGCTACGAGCGCATCCACCGCTCCAACCTCATCGGCATGGGCGTTCTTCCGCTGCAGTTCCCGGCCGGCGAGTCCGCTGCCACGCTGGGCCTGACGGGCACGGAAACCTTCGCTGTGGAGGGCGTCACCGCCCTGAACGAAGGCACCACGCCCAAGACCCTCAAGGTCACCGCCACCGCCGAGGACGGCTCCACCAAGTCCTTCGACGCAGTGCTCCGCATTGACACCCCGGGTGAAGCGGACTACTACCGCAACGGCGGCATCCTGCAGTACGTTCTGCGCCAGATCTCCGCCAACTAG
- the dxs gene encoding 1-deoxy-D-xylulose-5-phosphate synthase, with amino-acid sequence MGILETIRNPQDLSKLSAAQLDQLAAEIREFLIGNVSQTGGHLGPNLGVVELTMAVHRIFDSPRDSIVFDTGHQSYVHKLLTGRHDFSTLRQQGGLSGYPDRAESEHDIVESSHASSSLSWADGISRARQLTGDGDRYVVAVVGDGALTGGMAWEAINNIAADKKRRVVIVVNDNGRSYAPTVGGFADYLASLRPTIDSLRAAPAYEGALDWWKKKLQNGGPAGQFTYKSLHAMKKGIKDWWAPQGMFEDLGMKYIGPVDGHNLQAMEHALSTARNYAGPVIVHAMTEKGHGYAPARAHEADQFHAVGIIDPETGEPAEAGGAKSWTSVFADEIADIADERKDIVGITGAMLIPVGLHKFAARHPERVFDVGIAEQHALTSAAGMAFGGLHPVVAVYATFLNRAFDQLLMDVALHKAGVTVVLDRAGVTGPDGASHHGMWDMAMVQIVPGLHLAAPRDATRLREELREAVAIEDAPTVIRYSKGTVGAEVEAIERLADGVDVLSRRPAGSTENDVLIVSVGAMSELALNVANRLGAQGISSTVVDPRWVLPVRKSIIALAARHRLVICIEDGVRAGGVGSRIRQEMRAAGVDTALNEVGLPVEFLDHGSRSQVLERVGLTAQQITHDVVAQVLGTKVPFARPLPGQEHPTTGSLPKL; translated from the coding sequence TTGGGAATCTTGGAGACCATCCGGAATCCGCAGGACCTGAGCAAGTTGTCCGCGGCGCAGCTGGATCAGCTGGCCGCCGAGATCAGGGAGTTCCTGATCGGCAACGTCTCCCAGACGGGAGGGCACCTGGGTCCCAACCTCGGCGTCGTCGAACTGACCATGGCGGTGCACCGGATCTTCGATTCGCCCCGCGACAGCATCGTCTTCGACACCGGCCACCAGTCGTACGTGCACAAGCTCCTCACCGGGCGGCACGACTTCAGCACCCTCCGCCAGCAGGGTGGCCTGTCCGGCTACCCGGACCGCGCTGAATCGGAGCACGACATCGTCGAGAGCTCCCACGCCTCATCCTCGCTGTCCTGGGCCGACGGCATTTCCCGCGCCCGCCAACTGACGGGTGACGGCGACCGGTACGTCGTCGCCGTCGTCGGGGACGGTGCCCTCACCGGCGGCATGGCCTGGGAAGCCATCAACAACATCGCTGCGGACAAGAAGCGCCGCGTCGTGATTGTCGTGAACGACAACGGCCGCTCCTACGCACCCACCGTCGGCGGCTTTGCCGACTACCTGGCGTCCCTTCGCCCCACCATCGATTCACTCCGTGCCGCCCCCGCCTACGAAGGCGCCCTGGACTGGTGGAAGAAGAAGCTCCAGAACGGCGGCCCCGCCGGCCAGTTCACCTATAAGAGCCTGCACGCCATGAAAAAGGGCATCAAGGACTGGTGGGCACCGCAGGGCATGTTCGAGGACCTGGGCATGAAGTATATCGGCCCGGTGGACGGCCACAACCTCCAGGCCATGGAACACGCACTGTCCACCGCCAGGAACTACGCCGGCCCGGTCATCGTGCACGCCATGACGGAGAAGGGCCACGGCTACGCGCCGGCCCGCGCGCACGAAGCGGACCAGTTCCACGCCGTCGGAATCATCGATCCCGAAACCGGCGAGCCGGCCGAAGCCGGCGGCGCCAAATCCTGGACGTCGGTCTTCGCCGATGAAATCGCCGACATCGCCGATGAGCGCAAGGACATTGTCGGCATCACCGGCGCCATGCTCATTCCCGTTGGGCTGCACAAGTTCGCGGCACGGCACCCGGAACGCGTGTTCGACGTCGGCATCGCCGAACAGCACGCCCTCACCTCCGCGGCGGGCATGGCTTTCGGCGGGCTGCACCCGGTGGTCGCCGTCTACGCCACCTTCCTCAACCGCGCCTTCGACCAGCTCCTGATGGACGTTGCCCTGCACAAGGCCGGCGTGACGGTTGTCCTGGACCGCGCCGGCGTCACCGGTCCGGACGGTGCAAGCCACCACGGGATGTGGGACATGGCCATGGTGCAGATCGTTCCCGGGCTCCACCTGGCCGCGCCACGCGACGCCACAAGGCTGCGCGAGGAGCTCCGCGAAGCCGTTGCCATCGAGGACGCCCCCACTGTCATCCGCTATTCCAAGGGAACCGTCGGCGCCGAGGTCGAGGCCATCGAGCGGCTGGCCGACGGCGTGGACGTGCTGTCCCGCCGCCCGGCCGGATCCACCGAGAACGATGTCCTGATCGTCAGCGTGGGCGCCATGTCCGAGCTGGCCCTGAACGTCGCCAACCGGCTGGGCGCCCAGGGCATCAGCTCCACTGTCGTGGACCCGCGCTGGGTGCTCCCGGTCAGGAAGTCGATCATCGCCCTGGCCGCCAGGCACCGCCTGGTCATCTGCATCGAGGACGGCGTCCGGGCCGGGGGAGTCGGGTCCAGGATCCGGCAGGAGATGCGCGCCGCCGGCGTGGATACCGCCCTGAACGAGGTTGGCCTGCCGGTCGAGTTCCTGGACCACGGCAGCCGGAGCCAGGTGCTGGAGCGGGTGGGCCTCACCGCCCAGCAGATCACCCATGACGTCGTCGCCCAGGTTCTCGGGACCAAGGTTCCGTTCGCCCGTCCGCTGCCCGGTCAGGAACACCCCACCACGGGAAGCCTGCCGAAACTGTGA
- a CDS encoding energy-coupling factor transporter transmembrane component T family protein, whose product MSPRLNPLTTLTAAVAVLVITTAAASWAVSLTVAVSAVLLSAAAGTLPRVLLAAAAIIVPFWLSLLVVHGLFFPEGRTVLASWGPARVTAEGLSFALEMGLRTAAFVLVLMVFSFSVRVPELVAALAARRVPPQVGYVLASTLLLAPLVAARLDKVRQAQESRGLVVGRGIGSRAAAIRMQMVPLVLGLVHDAGIRAQSLDARGFRSAGPRTSYTEVRDSAAQAAFRIVAILLALAAVGWRIVEALSAGSLSALSLSGAGPG is encoded by the coding sequence GTGTCCCCGCGCCTCAACCCGCTGACCACGCTGACGGCCGCCGTCGCCGTCCTTGTCATTACGACGGCGGCCGCCAGTTGGGCGGTATCCCTCACCGTGGCGGTTAGTGCAGTTCTGCTTTCCGCCGCCGCGGGCACTTTGCCGCGGGTCCTTCTGGCCGCGGCCGCCATCATTGTGCCGTTCTGGCTTTCGCTGCTGGTGGTCCATGGCCTCTTCTTCCCGGAGGGGCGTACGGTGCTGGCCAGCTGGGGCCCTGCCAGGGTCACGGCGGAGGGGCTGTCCTTCGCGTTGGAGATGGGGCTCCGCACCGCGGCCTTCGTCCTGGTGCTGATGGTGTTTTCCTTCAGCGTCAGGGTCCCCGAACTGGTTGCCGCCCTGGCTGCCCGCCGAGTCCCGCCGCAGGTCGGATACGTGCTGGCGTCCACGCTGCTGCTTGCCCCGTTGGTCGCCGCACGGCTGGACAAGGTCCGCCAGGCGCAGGAGTCGCGCGGGCTTGTGGTGGGCCGGGGGATTGGCAGCCGGGCTGCGGCCATCCGGATGCAGATGGTCCCGCTGGTGCTGGGCCTGGTTCACGACGCCGGCATCAGGGCACAGTCCCTGGACGCCAGGGGGTTCAGGAGCGCCGGTCCCCGGACCAGCTACACGGAGGTCCGCGATTCAGCCGCGCAAGCGGCCTTCCGCATTGTGGCTATCCTGCTTGCCCTGGCGGCCGTGGGCTGGCGCATCGTTGAAGCGCTTTCGGCCGGGTCGCTGTCCGCATTATCCCTTTCCGGGGCTGGCCCGGGATGA
- a CDS encoding aldo/keto reductase: MTEYRRLGKSGLTVSVVGLGCNNLGRANTVTETQEGTDAVVHAALDAGVTLFDVADTYGREPGLSETMLGKALGARRDDVVVATKFGMDMRGANGEDFGARGSRRYVIRAAEASLRRLGTDYIDLYQFHTPDPLTPIEETLDALNDLVTSGKVRYIGHSNRAGWQIAEAEFVARARGGARFVSAQNHYNLLDRRAEQEVTPAAEAYGLGVLPYFPLANGLLTGKYAQDQAPEGSRLSHTRTNLVHDADWQQLKAFSAFAAARDLTEVQVAFSWLAAQPSVSSVIAGATRPEQVRQNAGAVAWVPDRSELDELDAIFPQTPKVALF; this comes from the coding sequence ATGACTGAATACCGCCGTCTTGGAAAATCCGGACTGACCGTCTCCGTCGTGGGCCTCGGCTGCAACAACCTGGGCCGGGCAAACACGGTGACCGAAACGCAGGAGGGCACGGATGCCGTCGTGCATGCCGCCCTCGACGCCGGGGTGACGCTCTTCGACGTCGCCGACACCTACGGCCGCGAACCGGGACTCAGCGAAACGATGCTCGGCAAGGCACTGGGGGCCAGGCGGGACGACGTCGTGGTGGCCACCAAGTTCGGCATGGACATGCGCGGAGCCAACGGCGAAGACTTCGGCGCCCGCGGTTCGCGCCGCTACGTCATCCGTGCCGCGGAGGCCTCGCTGCGCCGGCTCGGCACCGACTATATTGACCTGTACCAGTTCCACACGCCCGACCCCCTGACGCCGATCGAGGAGACCCTCGACGCGCTAAATGACCTCGTCACCAGCGGCAAGGTGCGCTACATCGGCCACTCGAACCGCGCCGGCTGGCAGATCGCCGAGGCCGAATTCGTGGCCCGCGCCCGCGGCGGTGCCCGGTTTGTCTCCGCGCAGAACCACTACAACCTCCTGGACCGCCGCGCTGAGCAGGAGGTCACCCCGGCGGCGGAGGCCTACGGGCTGGGTGTGCTGCCCTACTTCCCATTGGCCAACGGCCTCCTGACCGGCAAGTACGCGCAGGACCAGGCCCCGGAAGGTTCACGGCTCAGCCACACGCGGACCAACCTGGTGCACGACGCCGACTGGCAGCAGTTGAAGGCGTTCAGCGCCTTCGCTGCCGCCCGCGACCTGACAGAAGTGCAGGTGGCCTTCTCCTGGCTTGCGGCGCAGCCGTCGGTCAGCAGCGTGATTGCCGGCGCCACCCGTCCGGAGCAGGTCCGGCAGAACGCCGGGGCGGTGGCCTGGGTGCCGGACCGGTCCGAGCTTGACGAACTGGATGCCATCTTTCCACAGACCCCCAAGGTGGCCCTGTTCTGA
- a CDS encoding class I SAM-dependent RNA methyltransferase gives MSPDTQTTSTGLELVVDVGPVAHGGHCVARHEGRVVFVRHGIPGERVRVRLTDAEEQAKFWRADVVEVLDASPDRVPHFWRTADSASSWSHGRPPVGGAELGHVSLQRQRSLKSEVLAEQLRRLAAVELSPEVEAVGPANAEKTDDGGAGLAWRTRASFGVTRSGRLGMHAHRSDQVIPVQEMPLAVDGINALRLWDVDLQGIERVEVAAPANGSRPLVLLVPAPGTRAKRLNSILSQLPADVSVASYDPLKNETLQLRGRTWVQESAAGHDYRVTGAGFWQIHRDAPETLVCAVTGFLHDGGFLEPGAAVADLYAGAGLFTAPLADAVGETGSVLSVEGAPGTSRDARKNLHGSPQVEIVQGKVERVLRQRPRQFDALILDPPRAGAGKAVVSQLIDSKPRAIAYVSCDPSSFARDIGYFQQGGWQLAGLRAFDLYPHTHHLETVALLTPRG, from the coding sequence ATGAGCCCGGACACCCAGACCACTTCCACCGGACTCGAACTGGTTGTCGACGTCGGCCCCGTGGCCCATGGCGGTCACTGCGTGGCCCGCCACGAGGGCCGTGTGGTCTTCGTCCGCCATGGCATTCCGGGGGAGCGGGTGCGGGTCCGGCTCACCGACGCCGAGGAGCAGGCAAAGTTCTGGCGCGCGGACGTCGTGGAAGTCCTGGATGCTTCGCCGGACCGGGTGCCGCACTTCTGGCGGACCGCCGACTCGGCCAGCTCCTGGTCGCACGGGCGCCCGCCGGTCGGCGGCGCCGAACTTGGCCACGTGTCGCTGCAGCGCCAACGGAGCCTCAAATCGGAGGTGCTGGCCGAACAGCTCAGGCGGCTGGCCGCCGTCGAACTCTCCCCGGAGGTGGAAGCGGTCGGACCAGCAAACGCCGAAAAAACGGACGACGGCGGGGCCGGCCTTGCGTGGCGCACGCGCGCCAGCTTTGGCGTCACCCGGAGCGGCCGGCTCGGCATGCACGCCCACCGCTCCGACCAGGTGATTCCCGTCCAGGAAATGCCGCTGGCCGTCGACGGGATCAACGCCCTGCGGCTGTGGGACGTGGACCTTCAGGGCATCGAGCGGGTGGAGGTGGCCGCGCCCGCCAACGGCTCGCGGCCGCTCGTGCTGCTGGTCCCTGCCCCCGGGACCCGCGCCAAACGGCTGAACTCCATCCTGTCCCAGCTTCCCGCGGACGTGTCCGTGGCCAGTTACGATCCACTCAAGAATGAGACCCTGCAGCTCCGTGGCCGGACCTGGGTGCAGGAGTCTGCGGCCGGCCACGACTACCGGGTCACGGGTGCCGGGTTCTGGCAGATCCACCGCGATGCGCCGGAAACCCTGGTGTGTGCCGTCACCGGATTCCTGCACGACGGCGGGTTCCTGGAACCCGGCGCTGCGGTGGCGGATCTCTATGCTGGCGCGGGCCTGTTCACTGCCCCGCTGGCCGACGCGGTGGGGGAGACCGGGTCCGTCCTGTCGGTGGAGGGAGCCCCTGGCACCAGCCGGGACGCCCGGAAAAACCTGCACGGTTCGCCGCAGGTGGAGATTGTGCAGGGCAAGGTGGAACGGGTGCTGCGGCAGCGGCCGCGCCAGTTCGACGCCCTCATTCTCGACCCGCCGCGCGCCGGCGCGGGCAAGGCCGTGGTCAGCCAGCTGATTGACTCGAAACCCCGGGCAATCGCCTACGTTTCCTGCGACCCGTCGTCGTTCGCACGCGACATTGGTTACTTCCAGCAGGGCGGCTGGCAGCTGGCCGGGCTGCGGGCCTTCGACCTGTACCCGCACACGCACCATCTGGAGACCGTCGCACTGCTGACTCCCCGCGGGTGA
- a CDS encoding nucleoside hydrolase, with translation MPSILMDVDTGIDDALALVYLLSRPEVRIEAITCTAGNVGARQVALNNLALLELCGRAGIEVAVGAEVPLEIPLVTTEETHGPQGIGYAELPLPKQEISPRHAVDVWVETVRSRPGEITGLITGPLTNFALALRAEPDLPKLLKRLVIMGGCFNYQGNTTPTAEWNVSVDPHAAAEVFAAYSGLPEESLPVVCALETTERIELRPEHLQRLAEAAGTEPELVLPEQPEGQRSRSSNPLVACLSNAIRFYMEFHRLYDQGFIAHMHDAFAAAAAIGRTPYGTRPATVHVETEAPRLVGTTVADFRGIWKEPSNARIVTSNDPAQCFDELISSVGALASAVGKRP, from the coding sequence ATGCCGTCCATCCTCATGGATGTTGACACCGGGATCGACGACGCCCTCGCGCTGGTCTACCTGCTGTCCCGGCCGGAGGTCCGGATCGAGGCCATCACATGCACTGCCGGCAATGTGGGTGCCCGCCAGGTGGCACTGAACAACCTCGCCCTGCTGGAACTCTGCGGCCGGGCAGGGATTGAAGTTGCCGTGGGCGCGGAAGTGCCGCTGGAGATCCCGCTGGTCACCACCGAGGAAACCCACGGCCCGCAGGGGATCGGCTATGCCGAGCTGCCGCTGCCGAAGCAGGAGATTTCACCGCGGCATGCCGTGGACGTCTGGGTGGAAACGGTCCGTTCACGCCCTGGTGAGATCACCGGGCTCATCACCGGGCCCCTGACGAACTTCGCCCTTGCCCTGCGGGCGGAACCCGACCTTCCCAAACTGCTCAAGCGGCTGGTCATCATGGGCGGCTGCTTCAACTACCAGGGCAACACAACGCCGACGGCGGAGTGGAACGTTTCCGTGGATCCGCACGCGGCCGCGGAAGTCTTCGCCGCTTACAGCGGCCTTCCGGAGGAGAGCCTTCCGGTGGTGTGTGCGCTCGAGACCACGGAACGCATCGAGCTGCGGCCCGAGCACTTGCAGCGGCTCGCGGAGGCTGCCGGAACTGAACCCGAACTGGTGCTGCCCGAACAGCCGGAGGGCCAGCGCAGCCGCTCCAGCAACCCGCTGGTCGCGTGCCTCTCGAATGCCATCCGGTTCTACATGGAGTTCCACCGGCTGTACGACCAGGGCTTCATCGCACATATGCATGACGCCTTCGCCGCCGCTGCGGCCATCGGGCGGACGCCGTACGGCACGCGGCCGGCCACGGTGCACGTGGAAACGGAGGCGCCCCGCCTCGTCGGGACCACTGTCGCCGACTTCCGGGGCATCTGGAAGGAGCCGTCCAATGCCAGGATCGTCACCTCGAACGACCCTGCGCAGTGCTTCGACGAACTGATCTCCTCGGTGGGCGCGCTGGCCTCCGCGGTGGGGAAGCGGCCGTAG
- a CDS encoding ECF transporter S component → MSQPSLTLPPTDRKAVRRRRLLELLGAVAIAATFIFLVLTQPADIAGGLGSVSSLVALGGFLLGALLLIVGVLPTLPTSTVVLIPVALVLNIVLGQLMGTSGLPFYLDSIGTVLIAVLAGPAAGAATGALSSIVWSFFNPTVLPFAAGAALIGFLAGVAARYGLFRRFYLAPVAGFVTGIVAGVVSAPIAAFVFGGTSGAGTGAIVSAFRAMGDTLLAAITKQALISDPMDKAIVFAIAAMLVYALPRRTTFQFPFVRRFRVLAGKEPAARNS, encoded by the coding sequence ATGTCACAGCCGTCCCTGACCCTTCCTCCCACAGACCGGAAGGCTGTCCGCCGCCGGAGGCTCCTCGAACTGCTCGGCGCTGTTGCCATCGCCGCCACGTTCATCTTCCTGGTCCTCACCCAGCCTGCCGACATTGCGGGCGGGCTCGGCAGCGTTTCCTCGCTCGTCGCGCTGGGCGGCTTTCTCCTCGGTGCCCTGCTGCTGATCGTGGGCGTGCTCCCCACCCTGCCCACGTCCACCGTGGTGCTCATCCCGGTGGCCCTGGTCCTCAACATCGTGCTGGGACAGCTCATGGGCACCAGCGGACTGCCGTTCTACCTCGACTCCATCGGCACCGTGCTCATCGCCGTCCTGGCCGGACCTGCGGCCGGTGCCGCCACCGGTGCCCTGAGCAGCATCGTGTGGTCGTTCTTCAACCCGACGGTCCTGCCCTTCGCAGCCGGCGCAGCGCTGATCGGCTTCCTGGCCGGCGTGGCCGCACGGTACGGGCTGTTCCGCCGGTTCTACCTCGCTCCGGTAGCCGGCTTCGTCACGGGCATTGTCGCCGGCGTGGTGTCCGCGCCGATCGCCGCGTTCGTGTTCGGCGGCACCTCCGGGGCTGGCACCGGTGCGATCGTCAGCGCCTTCCGGGCCATGGGCGACACCCTGCTGGCCGCCATCACCAAGCAGGCCCTGATCTCCGATCCCATGGACAAGGCCATAGTCTTCGCCATCGCCGCCATGCTGGTCTACGCCCTGCCCCGGCGCACCACGTTCCAGTTCCCGTTCGTCCGCCGCTTCCGCGTCCTGGCCGGCAAGGAACCGGCCGCGCGGAATTCCTGA
- a CDS encoding DUF402 domain-containing protein has product MREPDSLQPGELVVSRNRKWDGSAHWVVPGRYLGEDQHGWWIFQPANEFCSRPGAAFYTASDVVLLVPRTGEFVVTFYDDTYPGDFRVYVDLATGHEWRRIKPGVTEFHVIDMDLDVIRSVKRGVFVDDEDEFAAHRLRMEYPETLVRAMQAERDALFLAVKGQDAPFDGIDTSWFTRGRA; this is encoded by the coding sequence GTGAGGGAGCCCGATTCCCTTCAGCCAGGCGAACTGGTGGTGTCCCGGAACCGCAAATGGGACGGCTCGGCACACTGGGTGGTTCCCGGCAGGTACCTCGGCGAGGACCAGCATGGCTGGTGGATTTTCCAGCCGGCCAATGAGTTCTGCTCCCGCCCCGGGGCCGCCTTCTACACGGCATCCGACGTCGTGCTCCTGGTTCCGCGGACCGGGGAGTTCGTGGTCACCTTCTACGACGACACCTACCCGGGCGACTTCCGCGTCTACGTCGATCTGGCCACCGGCCACGAGTGGCGCAGGATCAAGCCAGGCGTGACGGAATTCCATGTCATCGACATGGACCTCGACGTGATCCGCTCGGTGAAGCGCGGCGTGTTCGTCGACGACGAGGACGAGTTCGCCGCGCACCGGCTCCGCATGGAGTATCCTGAGACGCTGGTGCGCGCCATGCAGGCTGAGCGCGACGCCCTGTTCCTTGCCGTCAAGGGCCAGGATGCTCCCTTCGACGGCATCGACACCAGCTGGTTTACGAGAGGACGGGCATGA